In the Plectropomus leopardus isolate mb chromosome 5, YSFRI_Pleo_2.0, whole genome shotgun sequence genome, one interval contains:
- the p2ry2.1 gene encoding P2Y purinoceptor 2 isoform X1: MTVLKSIRQSVFTTIMATFDDNGTILLNYSAFYCRFQEDFKYILLPVSYALVFVIGLALNAMALYVIVFRTKRWTPSTIYMFNLTMCDTLYVLTLPFLIYYYADENDWPFSEPVCKLIRFLFYTNLYGSILFLCCISLHRFIGICYPVRSLNWVSARRARLVSVAVWAFVLFCQAPILFFSRTRNTDGERQVCYDTTSPELFDDFLVYSSVVSVLMFALPFMVLMVCYGLMVRKLLEPGWGSEGSERGGLSAQRSKQKSVKMIIIVLAVFMLCFLPFHLTRSLYYSFRYLRQVNPEQISCRLLEASSVAYKVTRPFASANSCVDPILYFLAGQDARSNLTKKIKSSLMQPTSVSHRSTTKL; the protein is encoded by the exons ATGACAGTTTTGAAATCAATCAGACAGA GTGTTTTCACAACTATCATGGCCACCTTTGACGACAACGGGACCATCCTATTAAATTACAGTGCCTTCTACTGTCGCTTCCAAGAGGATTTCAAATATATTCTCCTTCCTGTCAGCTATGCCCTGGTCTTTGTGATTGGCCTTGCGCTGAACGCCATGGCGCTGTATGTGATTGTATTCCGTACCAAGCGCTGGACCCCATCCACCATCTACATGTTCAACCTGACGATGTGTGACACACTCTACGTCCTCACTCTGCCCTTCCTCATCTACTACTACGCCGATGAGAACGACTGGCCTTTCAGTGAACCAGTCTGCAAGCTCATACGCTTCTTGTTTTATACCAACTTATATG GTTCCATTCTGTTCCTGTGCTGTATCAGTCTGCATCGCTTCATTGGTATCTGCTATCCAGTCCGCTCCCTCAACTGGGTCAGCGCTCGTCGAGCCAGGCTGGTGTCTGTAGCAGTGTGGGCCTTTGTTTTATTCTGCCAGGCACCTATTCTCTTCTTCTCAAGAACTAG GAATACTGACGGTGAGCGGCAGGTCTGCTATGACACCACCAGCCCAGAgctttttgatgactttttggtgTACAGCTCAGTCGTGTCAGTGCTCATGTTTGCCTTGCCCTTCATGGTGTTGATGGTATGCTATGGCCTCATGGTGCGGAAGCTTCTGGAGCCTGGCTGGGGGTCTGAAGGGAGCGAGAGGGGCGGCCTGTCAGCCCAACGTTCCAAGCAGAAATCAGTGAAGATGATCATCATTGTGCTGGCAGTGTTCATGCTCTGTTTCCTGCCTTTCCACCTCACCAGGAGTCTTTATTACTCCTTTAGATACCTAAGGCAGGTCAATCCAGAACAG ATCAGCTGTAGGCTGCTGGAGGCCTCCAGTGTGGCTTACAAGGTGACCCGACCTTTCGCCAGCGCCAACAGCTGTGTGGACCCCATCCTTTACTTCCTGGCTGGGCAGGACGCCCGCAGCAACCTCACCAAGAAAATCAAGTCATCCTTAATGCAACCAACAAGTGTGAGCCATCGCTCGACTACAAAACTCTGA
- the p2ry2.1 gene encoding P2Y purinoceptor 2 isoform X2 yields MATFDDNGTILLNYSAFYCRFQEDFKYILLPVSYALVFVIGLALNAMALYVIVFRTKRWTPSTIYMFNLTMCDTLYVLTLPFLIYYYADENDWPFSEPVCKLIRFLFYTNLYGSILFLCCISLHRFIGICYPVRSLNWVSARRARLVSVAVWAFVLFCQAPILFFSRTRNTDGERQVCYDTTSPELFDDFLVYSSVVSVLMFALPFMVLMVCYGLMVRKLLEPGWGSEGSERGGLSAQRSKQKSVKMIIIVLAVFMLCFLPFHLTRSLYYSFRYLRQVNPEQISCRLLEASSVAYKVTRPFASANSCVDPILYFLAGQDARSNLTKKIKSSLMQPTSVSHRSTTKL; encoded by the exons ATGGCCACCTTTGACGACAACGGGACCATCCTATTAAATTACAGTGCCTTCTACTGTCGCTTCCAAGAGGATTTCAAATATATTCTCCTTCCTGTCAGCTATGCCCTGGTCTTTGTGATTGGCCTTGCGCTGAACGCCATGGCGCTGTATGTGATTGTATTCCGTACCAAGCGCTGGACCCCATCCACCATCTACATGTTCAACCTGACGATGTGTGACACACTCTACGTCCTCACTCTGCCCTTCCTCATCTACTACTACGCCGATGAGAACGACTGGCCTTTCAGTGAACCAGTCTGCAAGCTCATACGCTTCTTGTTTTATACCAACTTATATG GTTCCATTCTGTTCCTGTGCTGTATCAGTCTGCATCGCTTCATTGGTATCTGCTATCCAGTCCGCTCCCTCAACTGGGTCAGCGCTCGTCGAGCCAGGCTGGTGTCTGTAGCAGTGTGGGCCTTTGTTTTATTCTGCCAGGCACCTATTCTCTTCTTCTCAAGAACTAG GAATACTGACGGTGAGCGGCAGGTCTGCTATGACACCACCAGCCCAGAgctttttgatgactttttggtgTACAGCTCAGTCGTGTCAGTGCTCATGTTTGCCTTGCCCTTCATGGTGTTGATGGTATGCTATGGCCTCATGGTGCGGAAGCTTCTGGAGCCTGGCTGGGGGTCTGAAGGGAGCGAGAGGGGCGGCCTGTCAGCCCAACGTTCCAAGCAGAAATCAGTGAAGATGATCATCATTGTGCTGGCAGTGTTCATGCTCTGTTTCCTGCCTTTCCACCTCACCAGGAGTCTTTATTACTCCTTTAGATACCTAAGGCAGGTCAATCCAGAACAG ATCAGCTGTAGGCTGCTGGAGGCCTCCAGTGTGGCTTACAAGGTGACCCGACCTTTCGCCAGCGCCAACAGCTGTGTGGACCCCATCCTTTACTTCCTGGCTGGGCAGGACGCCCGCAGCAACCTCACCAAGAAAATCAAGTCATCCTTAATGCAACCAACAAGTGTGAGCCATCGCTCGACTACAAAACTCTGA